Proteins found in one Saccharomyces mikatae IFO 1815 strain IFO1815 genome assembly, chromosome: 3 genomic segment:
- the HMLALPHA2 gene encoding homeodomain mating type protein alpha2 (similar to Saccharomyces cerevisiae HMLALPHA2 (YCL067C); ancestral locus Anc_1.2) — MNKIPIKDLLNPQITDEFKSSILDINKKLFSICCNLPKLPESVTTEEEVELRDILGFLSRANKNRKISDEEKKLLQTTSQLTTTITVLLKEMRSIENDRSNYQLTQKNKSADGLVFNVVTQDMINKSTKPYRGHRFTKENVRILESWFAKNIENPYLDTKGLENLMKNTSLSRIQIKNWVSNRRRKEKTITIAPELADLLSGEPLAKKKE, encoded by the coding sequence ATGAATAAGATACCCATCAAAGACCTTTTAAATCCGCAAATCACAGATGAGTTTAAATCGAGCATACTGGacataaataaaaagcTCTTTTCTATTTGCTGTAATTTACCTAAGTTACCAGAGAGTGTaacaacagaagaagaagttgaattAAGGGATATATTAGGATTCTTATCTAGGGCCAACAAAAACCGTAAGATTAGTGATGAGGAGAAGAAGTTGTTGCAAACAACATCTCAACTCACTACTACCATTACTGTATTACTCAAAGAAATGCGCAGCATAGAAAACGATAGAAGTAATTATCAACTTACacagaaaaataaatcGGCGGATGGGTTGGTATTTAATGTGGTAACTCAAGATATGATAAACAAAAGTACTAAACCTTACAGAGGACACCGGtttacaaaagaaaatgtccGAATACTAGAAAGTTGGTTTGCAAAGAACATCGAGAACCCATATCTAGATACCAAGGGCCTAGAGAATCTAATGAAGAATACCAGTTTATCTCGCattcaaatcaaaaactgGGTTTCgaatagaagaagaaaagaaaaaacaataacaatcGCTCCAGAATTAGCGGACCTCTTGAGCGGTGAGCCTCtggcaaagaagaaagaatga
- the HMLALPHA1 gene encoding transcriptional co-activator mating type protein alpha (similar to Saccharomyces cerevisiae HMLALPHA1 (YCL066W); ancestral locus Anc_1.1) — MFTSKPAFRINNKISKSHRNPVVSKKIKERRITKHVKPNCFNVIRPLKKDIQIPIPSSRFLKKIQIHRIASGNQHIQCRQLNKTSIKSTKKYLNSFMAFRAYYSQFGSGVKQNILSSLLSEEWHADKTQHGIWDYFAQQYNFINPGFGFVEWLTNNYAEVRGDGYWEDVFVHLAL; from the coding sequence ATGTTCACTTCTAAGCCTGCTTTCAGaataaataacaaaatCTCCAAATCACATAGAAACCCAGTTGTCTCtaaaaagataaaagaaagacGTATTACTAAACATGTGAAACCAAATTGTTTTAATGTTATTCGACCATTGAAGAAGGACATTCAAATTCCAATACCTTCTTCTCGatttttaaagaagatcCAAATACATAGGATAGCATCTGGAAACCAACATATTCAATGTCGCCAGCTCAATAAGACATCCATAAAATctacaaagaaatatcTGAACTCTTTCATGGCGTTTAGAGCCTACTACTCTCAGTTTGGCTCTGGTGTCAAACAAAATATCTTGTCTTCTTTGCTTTCTGAAGAATGGCACGCGGACAAAACGCAGCACGGAATATGGGACTACTTCGCGCAACAGTATAATTTTATAAACCCTGGTTTTGGTTTTGTAGAGTGGTTGACGAATAATTATGCTGAAGTACGTGGTGACGGATATTGGGAAGATGTGTTTGTACATTTGGCCTTATAG